From Desulforhopalus sp., one genomic window encodes:
- a CDS encoding YtxH domain-containing protein, whose protein sequence is MNNTLKIGGTIMMVKELFDRVRHARSDREKILRRNKAGMLALGVSIGCTVGAVAGLLLAPKSGKETREDVSRRSSEVWQKVKDSASTNGHRMANAIEELGTSVCTAGAKGVQSIKENIQDIPDKAEKAGPKKIAEIKE, encoded by the coding sequence TTGAATAACACATTAAAAATTGGGGGAACAATCATGATGGTAAAAGAGTTATTTGATCGAGTGCGCCATGCGCGAAGTGACCGCGAGAAAATTTTGCGACGGAACAAGGCCGGAATGCTGGCGCTCGGTGTTTCTATCGGTTGTACCGTTGGGGCGGTGGCTGGGCTCCTTCTCGCTCCTAAATCGGGAAAAGAGACGCGGGAGGATGTGAGCCGGCGCAGCAGCGAGGTCTGGCAAAAAGTTAAAGACAGTGCTTCAACGAACGGGCATCGCATGGCAAATGCCATTGAGGAGCTTGGTACGAGTGTCTGCACAGCTGGTGCCAAGGGTGTTCAGTCCATCAAGGAAAACATTCAGGATATTCCCGACAAAGCCGAAAAAGCCGGTCCAAAGAAAATAGCCGAAATCAAAGAGTAG
- a CDS encoding DUF3309 domain-containing protein, with the protein MSLTSIILIVLILMLVGVIPSWPHSRSWGYAPSGVLGTVLVVVVILFLIGKI; encoded by the coding sequence ATGTCACTTACTTCAATTATACTCATTGTCCTGATCCTCATGCTCGTGGGGGTTATCCCGTCCTGGCCCCATAGCCGCTCATGGGGCTATGCACCCAGCGGCGTCCTCGGGACCGTGTTGGTAGTCGTTGTTATTCTGTTCTTGATTGGAAAAATTTAG
- a CDS encoding response regulator, whose translation MKAKILVLDDEESIRFSFHRFLTAKGHQVTTVAGYAEALARMDEVQFDLIVADIILGDGYGIDILQEVQRRILKTQVIIMTAYPTVETVESSFRLNAFDYLIKPLRQEGLLDAVNRVLEHLKSGEDMVSGRLREKLPGS comes from the coding sequence ATGAAGGCTAAAATACTCGTCCTTGACGATGAGGAATCGATTCGATTCAGTTTTCACCGCTTTCTCACTGCCAAAGGACACCAGGTCACCACAGTTGCAGGATATGCAGAGGCTCTGGCGAGGATGGATGAGGTACAATTTGATTTGATAGTTGCCGACATCATTCTTGGAGATGGCTACGGCATTGATATTCTCCAGGAAGTCCAAAGGAGAATCCTCAAGACCCAGGTTATCATTATGACCGCTTACCCGACCGTGGAAACAGTGGAAAGCAGCTTCCGTCTCAATGCCTTCGATTACCTCATTAAACCCTTGCGCCAGGAAGGACTCCTTGATGCTGTAAATAGGGTTTTGGAGCATCTGAAAAGCGGCGAAGACATGGTATCCGGTCGGCTCAGAGAGAAATTGCCAGGCTCCTAA
- a CDS encoding sigma 54-interacting transcriptional regulator: MSARILVIDDEGSIRFTFERFLRAAGHVVTTAGSCKEAYDRINDSTFDVIFADIILEDGTGIEILREIKSKGLSCPVIMVTGDPGVETATDAMRLGAFDYIPKPINQETLLHVARTALKYKIIVAEKERYRSNLEAIFRSVKDAIVTVDGDLRVIELNDAAMTMCGLTQDNLGEPFGALTKICSGKCVEILTDAMASGKPVEVDRIECRSANNIRRLVSVRTYPLLTPQGSPSGVVMVLRDDTHVADLEMALHEHRQFHRIVGRSEPMQKVYALIKALAAVQTTVLITGESGTGKELVAEALHLSGDRSHKPMVKVNCSALPESLLESELFGHVKGAFTGAIRDNIGRFHRADGGTIFFDEIGDISPKVQLKLLRVLEEREFERVGSSATTKVDVRLIAATNKNLLQKVKQGELREDLYYRLKVIEIRLPSLRDRRDDLPLLVEHFRNGFNRKFKKNIEAISADVLRAFIKYPWPGNVRELEHTMEHAFVLCTRNIITFDNLPPDFISQSPPPRHSGDLNHDADAQGIQQALEKTAWNKAKAARLLGIDRVTLYRKLKRYGITEEPAGKQ, from the coding sequence ATGAGCGCGAGAATTTTGGTCATCGACGATGAAGGATCAATCAGGTTTACCTTTGAACGATTTCTCCGGGCTGCAGGTCATGTCGTGACGACCGCCGGGAGCTGCAAGGAGGCCTACGACCGGATAAACGACAGCACGTTTGATGTGATCTTTGCCGACATCATTCTCGAAGACGGCACGGGTATCGAGATCCTTCGCGAGATCAAGTCTAAAGGGCTGAGTTGTCCGGTAATCATGGTCACCGGCGACCCGGGGGTTGAAACCGCCACCGATGCCATGCGCCTTGGGGCCTTCGATTATATTCCTAAGCCGATAAATCAGGAGACCTTACTACATGTCGCCCGAACTGCCTTGAAGTACAAGATAATCGTTGCAGAAAAGGAACGGTATCGCAGCAATCTTGAGGCAATCTTCCGAAGTGTCAAGGATGCCATTGTTACCGTGGATGGCGACTTACGGGTCATCGAACTGAACGACGCCGCCATGACCATGTGCGGGCTTACCCAAGACAATCTTGGCGAGCCCTTCGGTGCCCTCACCAAAATATGCAGTGGAAAATGCGTGGAAATTCTGACCGATGCCATGGCCAGCGGCAAGCCGGTGGAGGTAGACCGGATCGAGTGTCGCTCGGCAAACAATATCCGCCGACTGGTCAGTGTCAGAACCTACCCCCTGCTCACCCCCCAAGGTTCGCCTTCCGGTGTCGTTATGGTGTTGAGAGACGATACCCACGTCGCCGATCTGGAAATGGCACTGCACGAACACCGGCAGTTTCATCGTATCGTTGGCAGAAGCGAGCCGATGCAGAAGGTATACGCCCTGATAAAGGCCCTTGCGGCGGTGCAAACGACTGTCCTCATCACCGGCGAGAGCGGTACCGGCAAAGAATTAGTCGCCGAGGCTCTCCATCTTTCCGGTGACCGCAGCCATAAGCCGATGGTCAAGGTCAACTGCTCCGCCCTGCCGGAAAGCCTTCTGGAAAGCGAACTTTTCGGTCATGTCAAAGGAGCCTTTACCGGGGCAATCAGGGACAATATCGGCCGGTTCCACCGCGCCGACGGCGGCACGATCTTTTTTGATGAGATTGGCGATATCTCACCGAAGGTCCAGCTAAAACTCCTGCGCGTTTTGGAAGAGCGGGAATTTGAGCGGGTCGGCAGCTCGGCGACAACCAAGGTCGATGTCCGACTGATCGCAGCAACCAATAAAAACCTGCTGCAAAAAGTGAAACAGGGCGAACTCCGTGAAGACCTCTATTACCGGCTTAAGGTCATCGAGATCAGGTTACCGTCACTTCGCGACCGACGAGACGATCTGCCATTGCTCGTTGAACATTTTCGCAACGGCTTCAACCGCAAATTCAAGAAAAACATCGAGGCAATTTCGGCCGATGTCCTGAGGGCATTTATTAAATATCCCTGGCCGGGCAATGTCCGGGAGCTTGAACATACCATGGAGCACGCCTTCGTCCTATGCACCCGCAATATCATTACCTTTGACAATCTGCCACCTGACTTCATATCTCAGTCGCCACCGCCACGCCACTCCGGCGATCTAAACCACGATGCCGACGCTCAAGGAATTCAACAAGCCTTGGAGAAAACCGCATGGAACAAAGCCAAAGCAGCCCGATTACTTGGGATAGACCGCGTTACCCTGTACCGTAAACTAAAGCGATACGGTATCACCGAAGAACCTGCTGGAAAGCAATGA
- a CDS encoding ATP-binding protein, with amino-acid sequence MIKKISTEKHLVKKRAQHTFTGDERLNHDLHIQQIELETQNDALRATNEQLKKSLAKYSDLYDFAPVGYITSNRDGLILETNITFTTQLDTERAQLINTQLRVYTSPEDCDRLQAHLEQVFTANARQSCELLLETRHGRKFYAQLDSIPATSNDGAELCRTSVTDISVRRDIESELVKIHEELERRVEERTAELFVNERKFRVLSQEFQALLNAITDTLILFSPEMKVLWTNSENAGQLHETEPDEAAQYCYQLIHDRPSHALDSPIKRCFKTGEKEVAIATYHGAVLDLRAFPIKETNRVNSVLLLVSDITEKMAMQAEAMQAGHMASLGELASGVAHEINNPITGIINYGQILINECAQGSIERDIGERIVKEGDRIGRIVRTLLSYARDGREEKIPISVAAILEESIILTQAQIRKEGINLQIHLPDDLPVIHANLQQIQQSFINIINNARYALNEKYPGRHENKCLSITGEKMTVGSTCPSVRIVFHDHGGGIAAQEMPMVTKQFFSTKPFGKGTGLGLHITDKIIKDHGGQLSFESNTGQFTKVIIVFPACCRENGGEQ; translated from the coding sequence ATGATCAAAAAGATATCGACCGAGAAACATCTGGTGAAAAAACGCGCTCAGCACACATTCACCGGTGACGAAAGGCTGAATCACGATCTCCACATCCAACAGATCGAATTGGAGACACAGAATGATGCGCTCCGCGCGACCAACGAACAGCTCAAAAAATCCTTAGCTAAGTATTCAGATCTCTACGATTTTGCACCGGTCGGCTATATCACTTCAAACAGAGACGGACTCATTCTGGAGACAAATATCACTTTTACCACTCAGCTTGACACTGAAAGAGCCCAGCTGATCAACACTCAGCTCCGTGTCTATACCTCGCCGGAGGATTGCGACAGGCTGCAAGCACACCTCGAACAGGTTTTCACCGCCAATGCCCGGCAAAGCTGTGAACTTCTCCTCGAAACGAGACACGGGCGAAAATTCTATGCGCAATTAGACAGCATCCCGGCGACAAGTAATGATGGTGCCGAATTGTGCAGAACCTCGGTTACCGATATATCGGTGAGAAGGGATATCGAGTCCGAGCTGGTCAAGATCCATGAAGAACTGGAAAGAAGGGTAGAAGAGCGCACAGCTGAGCTCTTTGTGAACGAAAGAAAATTCAGAGTACTCTCCCAAGAATTTCAGGCGCTATTGAACGCCATCACCGATACCTTGATCCTCTTCTCGCCGGAAATGAAGGTGTTGTGGACAAACAGCGAAAATGCCGGTCAGTTGCATGAAACGGAACCGGACGAGGCAGCGCAGTACTGTTATCAGCTGATCCATGATCGTCCAAGCCATGCTCTCGACAGCCCGATTAAAAGGTGTTTTAAAACCGGGGAAAAGGAAGTGGCAATCGCAACGTATCATGGGGCGGTGCTCGACCTGCGGGCCTTCCCCATCAAAGAAACGAATCGCGTCAATAGTGTCCTCCTGCTGGTCAGTGATATTACCGAGAAAATGGCGATGCAGGCGGAGGCAATGCAGGCCGGACATATGGCATCCCTGGGAGAGCTGGCCTCCGGAGTCGCCCATGAGATCAACAATCCCATCACCGGCATAATCAACTATGGCCAGATACTTATCAATGAGTGCGCCCAGGGGAGCATCGAGAGAGACATTGGCGAACGCATCGTCAAAGAGGGCGACCGCATTGGTCGGATCGTCAGGACCCTACTCTCTTATGCCCGTGACGGTCGAGAAGAGAAAATTCCGATCTCTGTCGCTGCCATCCTTGAAGAGTCGATCATTCTCACCCAGGCGCAAATCCGTAAGGAAGGCATCAATCTGCAGATACACCTTCCCGACGACCTTCCAGTTATCCATGCCAATCTCCAGCAAATCCAACAGAGTTTTATCAATATAATCAACAATGCCCGCTACGCTCTCAACGAAAAATACCCAGGAAGACATGAAAATAAATGCCTGTCAATCACCGGCGAAAAAATGACTGTCGGCAGCACCTGCCCCTCCGTGCGCATCGTCTTTCATGATCACGGAGGGGGAATTGCCGCCCAGGAGATGCCGATGGTCACTAAGCAATTTTTTTCTACCAAGCCGTTCGGCAAAGGGACCGGCCTCGGTTTGCACATCACCGACAAGATAATCAAAGATCACGGTGGACAACTCAGTTTCGAGAGCAACACTGGTCAGTTTACCAAAGTTATTATTGTATTTCCGGCATGTTGCCGTGAGAATGGAGGCGAACAATGA
- a CDS encoding DUF1207 domain-containing protein has translation MVLSFCTLTFSHSSAAANPLNDEYIRGYAAAILQRDYQITAESLKVQQGVISIKRLEASDVVDDRIKTSLAAIEGVREVVVTREGDVVEIHPKPTEITPEVNVFLPRDLLFASLLADPRWPHFSASYQHHLNNDRLEKVGSATFGETFSIYRIGGPWGSLMEVGLHAGVFSIFDLASDSHDLVNADYFVALPVSLKKNNFSAMAKIFHQSSHLGDEYLLGDLTQERINLSYEGVDVLLSYHLPLGFRLYGGGGYLFDREPSDMQPWIAQGGLEFNSPDAWWDGALRPVAAVDIQSREESDWDMDVSLRAGVQFENPEFLSRKLKLLVEYYKGRSPNGQFYLHEEEEFFGIGLHFFL, from the coding sequence GTGGTATTGTCGTTCTGTACCCTGACTTTTTCCCATTCCTCTGCGGCTGCCAATCCGCTGAATGATGAATACATCCGAGGGTATGCAGCGGCAATACTGCAACGCGACTATCAAATTACCGCCGAATCGTTAAAGGTGCAGCAGGGGGTCATCTCTATCAAAAGATTGGAGGCTTCGGATGTTGTTGACGATAGGATAAAGACCTCTCTTGCTGCCATAGAAGGGGTGAGAGAGGTTGTGGTCACTAGGGAAGGGGATGTGGTAGAAATCCATCCGAAACCGACGGAAATTACTCCTGAAGTCAACGTCTTCCTGCCGCGCGATCTGCTCTTTGCTTCATTGCTGGCCGACCCCCGCTGGCCACACTTTTCAGCCTCCTATCAGCATCACCTCAATAATGACCGGTTGGAGAAAGTTGGTTCGGCAACCTTTGGTGAAACCTTCAGTATCTATCGCATTGGAGGGCCTTGGGGTTCTCTTATGGAAGTGGGGCTTCATGCTGGGGTGTTTTCGATTTTTGATTTGGCCTCCGATTCCCATGATCTCGTTAATGCCGATTATTTTGTCGCTCTGCCAGTATCATTGAAGAAAAACAATTTTTCGGCAATGGCCAAAATCTTTCACCAAAGCTCGCATCTCGGCGATGAGTACTTGCTTGGTGACCTAACTCAAGAGCGCATCAATTTGAGTTATGAGGGGGTCGATGTCCTCCTCTCCTATCATCTCCCCCTTGGCTTTCGTCTTTACGGTGGCGGTGGGTATCTGTTTGATCGGGAACCATCTGATATGCAGCCGTGGATTGCCCAAGGCGGGTTGGAATTCAATAGCCCCGATGCGTGGTGGGATGGAGCTTTGAGGCCGGTTGCCGCGGTCGATATCCAAAGCCGGGAAGAAAGCGATTGGGACATGGACGTGTCGCTTAGAGCCGGTGTGCAATTTGAGAATCCGGAGTTTCTCAGCCGCAAGCTGAAGCTTTTGGTCGAATACTACAAGGGGCGATCGCCAAATGGTCAGTTTTATCTGCACGAGGAGGAGGAGTTTTTTGGTATCGGCCTCCACTTTTTTCTGTAA
- a CDS encoding BON domain-containing protein has translation MSLLFAAMISSCASTATRESTGEFIDDSAITANVKTAIYDHPDLKVGQISVETYKGVVQLSGFVNSPAAVTKAGQIAAAAKGVVSVKNSLVLK, from the coding sequence ATGAGTCTGTTGTTTGCAGCGATGATCAGCAGCTGCGCTTCAACCGCTACTCGGGAAAGTACGGGGGAATTTATTGATGATAGCGCCATCACCGCAAACGTTAAAACAGCGATTTATGACCATCCGGATCTGAAGGTAGGCCAGATCAGCGTCGAGACCTACAAAGGGGTGGTGCAGCTGAGCGGCTTCGTCAATTCCCCAGCGGCCGTTACCAAGGCTGGGCAAATAGCCGCAGCGGCGAAGGGAGTCGTTTCCGTTAAAAACAGTCTGGTTTTAAAATAA
- a CDS encoding BON domain-containing protein, which produces MKLSHKRLLAVISLGFVLILTGCQQEGAGEKAGKKVDQAIEKMGTKIEQTGDTIGSKVEIVTGKMDDMAITAKIKAEIFNDSLLRGMQIEVSTVRGVVTLSGVVNSQMGIDRALEIARGVEDVKAVETSLIVQG; this is translated from the coding sequence ATGAAGCTGTCACATAAACGTTTGTTAGCCGTAATTTCTTTGGGTTTTGTTTTAATATTAACAGGTTGTCAACAGGAAGGAGCTGGCGAAAAAGCTGGGAAAAAGGTCGATCAGGCAATCGAAAAGATGGGTACGAAGATTGAACAAACCGGCGATACGATAGGTAGCAAAGTCGAAATCGTCACTGGGAAAATGGATGACATGGCAATTACCGCCAAGATAAAGGCAGAAATTTTCAACGACTCTTTGCTGCGGGGAATGCAGATTGAGGTGAGCACCGTGCGCGGCGTGGTGACGCTGAGCGGCGTTGTGAACTCGCAGATGGGTATCGACAGAGCATTGGAAATAGCCCGCGGTGTCGAGGATGTCAAAGCGGTGGAAACCAGCTTGATTGTTCAGGGTTAA
- a CDS encoding AAA family ATPase, whose product MDDAASLDLVPEECTNSILDLSGVEIEPDIAVGLWTKILKHKWLLSEKLHRDVGLRTACIDFLENKDPVTGQNDSHERGSLLREMGAQVINRDMWDTISDSQPPKQLVQRRIILPLIEEDLSRKHGVVPAKAILFFGPPGTGKTHFAKAIAGVLSWWYIEIVPSMLMVDGVESIGANLREIMEKASSLDEVVLFIDEFEEIAGSRDMADRIDKSITNEFLKQIPLLKSKQNKILLVCATNFIRQLDAAMLRPGRFDCIIPVGGLDTEGRTTILQYYLTKLNTGDIDIAKIVKMTSGFTPADIQYLFQQVAHFAFLEELTGKKNYLVTAETFAGILPKVLPSLSDAVIEEFEKDSINYSRV is encoded by the coding sequence ATGGACGATGCAGCATCATTAGACCTGGTACCGGAAGAGTGTACCAACAGTATCCTTGATCTCAGCGGTGTGGAGATTGAACCGGATATCGCCGTTGGTTTATGGACCAAGATATTGAAACATAAGTGGCTGCTTTCGGAAAAACTGCACCGGGATGTCGGCTTGCGGACCGCCTGCATCGACTTTCTCGAAAACAAGGATCCGGTTACCGGTCAAAATGACAGCCACGAAAGGGGCAGTCTGCTCCGGGAGATGGGTGCCCAGGTTATCAACCGGGATATGTGGGATACCATCTCCGACTCGCAGCCCCCTAAACAATTGGTGCAACGGCGGATCATTCTGCCGCTGATTGAGGAGGATCTTTCGCGAAAGCATGGGGTCGTCCCGGCCAAGGCTATCCTTTTCTTCGGCCCACCCGGCACCGGGAAAACCCATTTTGCCAAGGCCATCGCCGGTGTCTTGTCATGGTGGTACATCGAGATTGTCCCGAGCATGCTGATGGTCGATGGCGTCGAAAGTATCGGCGCCAATCTGCGGGAGATTATGGAGAAGGCAAGCAGCCTTGATGAGGTTGTGCTGTTTATCGACGAGTTTGAAGAGATCGCCGGCAGTCGGGATATGGCCGATCGGATCGATAAGTCCATCACCAACGAGTTTCTAAAGCAGATACCGCTGCTGAAGAGCAAGCAAAATAAAATTCTTCTGGTATGTGCCACCAATTTTATCCGGCAACTGGATGCTGCAATGCTTCGTCCTGGGCGGTTTGACTGCATTATTCCGGTCGGGGGATTGGACACGGAGGGACGGACCACCATTCTTCAATACTATCTCACCAAGCTCAATACCGGTGATATCGATATTGCGAAAATTGTCAAAATGACCTCCGGCTTTACCCCTGCCGACATTCAGTATCTGTTCCAGCAGGTGGCGCATTTTGCCTTTCTGGAGGAATTGACCGGCAAAAAGAACTACCTGGTAACTGCCGAAACCTTCGCCGGCATTTTGCCAAAAGTCCTGCCATCGCTGAGCGATGCGGTGATTGAGGAGTTTGAAAAGGACAGTATCAACTATTCTCGGGTGTAG